In Nitrosospira briensis C-128, a genomic segment contains:
- the aroA gene encoding 3-phosphoshikimate 1-carboxyvinyltransferase has product MSFIDLPAVKTAQGTVRLPGSKSISNRILLLAALADGATVIRDLLVSDDTARMLEALEALGVPIALINENCYRVQGIGGKLPLRFPISEASLFLGNAGTAFRPLTAVLALAQGYYKLSGVPRMHERPIGDLVSALRQWGADITYLGNEGFPPLQIKPGRIHGEEITVRGDVSSQFLTGLLMALPLSAMRFNHTSTITVVGELISRPYIELTIALMARFGVQVEREEWHRFTMRSGQRYLSPGEIFVEGDASSASYFLAAGAIGAGPVRVEGIGHGSLQGDVRFAEVLEEMGARISVGNNWIEASAPASGGLRAVDLDCNHIPDAAMTLAVAALFAVGTTTLRNIASWRVKETDRLAAMAKELRKLGAVVEEGANFLRITPPTDRLTKDAAIDTYDDHRMAMCFSLASFGAPVRINEPDCVAKTFPGYFEKFAAIVSP; this is encoded by the coding sequence GTGAGTTTTATTGATCTCCCGGCCGTCAAGACTGCTCAGGGCACGGTGCGCCTGCCTGGCTCCAAAAGTATTTCCAACCGCATTCTATTGCTTGCTGCATTGGCCGACGGCGCGACAGTTATACGTGACCTGCTTGTTTCCGACGATACGGCGCGAATGCTGGAAGCACTTGAGGCGCTGGGTGTGCCCATCGCCCTGATCAATGAAAATTGTTATCGGGTGCAAGGTATAGGCGGAAAGTTGCCTCTCCGTTTCCCCATCAGTGAAGCGAGTTTATTCCTGGGTAATGCAGGCACGGCTTTCCGTCCTTTGACCGCCGTGCTGGCGCTGGCTCAGGGATATTACAAATTATCGGGTGTACCGCGCATGCATGAACGCCCTATCGGCGATCTGGTGAGCGCGTTACGCCAGTGGGGGGCGGATATAACCTATTTGGGCAATGAAGGTTTTCCGCCGCTTCAAATCAAGCCCGGGCGGATCCACGGAGAGGAAATTACGGTGAGGGGCGATGTATCCAGCCAGTTCCTGACAGGTCTGCTGATGGCTTTGCCCTTATCCGCAATGCGTTTCAATCATACGTCGACGATAACGGTGGTGGGAGAATTGATCTCGCGGCCTTATATCGAGTTGACCATAGCGCTGATGGCCCGTTTCGGCGTGCAGGTGGAGCGTGAGGAATGGCACCGCTTCACTATGCGCTCAGGCCAACGCTACCTCAGCCCGGGCGAGATATTTGTCGAGGGCGATGCATCCTCCGCTTCGTATTTCCTCGCCGCCGGCGCCATCGGTGCCGGTCCGGTGCGAGTAGAGGGTATCGGTCATGGCAGCCTTCAGGGAGATGTCCGTTTTGCTGAAGTGCTGGAAGAAATGGGAGCACGCATCAGCGTGGGCAATAACTGGATCGAGGCAAGCGCTCCTGCGTCTGGTGGTCTGCGGGCCGTTGATCTCGACTGCAACCATATTCCGGACGCCGCCATGACGCTTGCAGTGGCGGCGTTGTTCGCCGTTGGTACCACCACGCTCAGGAATATCGCCAGTTGGCGGGTGAAAGAAACCGATCGCCTCGCGGCAATGGCAAAGGAATTGCGCAAGTTGGGGGCGGTGGTGGAGGAGGGCGCGAATTTTCTGCGTATCACTCCGCCAACCGATAGACTCACCAAGGATGCAGCGATTGATACGTATGACGACCACCGGATGGCCATGTGCTTTTCGCTGGCGTCTTTTGGCGCGCCTGTGCGTATCAACGAACCCGATTGCGTCGCCAAGACTTTTCCCGGCTATTTTGAAAAGTTCGCGGCCATCGTCAGTCCCTGA
- the cmk gene encoding (d)CMP kinase — MNTNINDVPVIAIDGPSASGKGTVAQRVAAKLGFHYLDSGALYRLVALATMRAGVDLGDERTISDVAASLDVVFKDEEIRLGNENVTDAIRTEACGNSASRIAAYPLVRAALLARQRAFCQLPGLVADGRDMGSVVFPEAVLKIFLTASAETRAQRRHKQLMEKGIGANIATLLQDIRDRDARDSNRSVAPLQLGTDTTLLDTTSLDITQAVDSVLKQYIEICAQDRR; from the coding sequence ATGAATACGAATATTAATGACGTTCCCGTAATCGCCATTGATGGCCCTTCCGCTTCCGGCAAAGGCACCGTTGCACAACGGGTGGCGGCAAAACTGGGGTTTCACTATCTCGACAGTGGTGCGCTCTACCGGTTGGTAGCGCTGGCAACGATGCGTGCGGGGGTCGACCTGGGCGATGAAAGAACAATAAGCGATGTTGCCGCAAGCCTGGATGTCGTCTTTAAGGATGAAGAAATCCGGTTGGGCAATGAAAACGTCACCGATGCGATCCGCACGGAAGCGTGCGGTAACTCGGCTTCCAGAATAGCCGCTTATCCGCTGGTCAGAGCCGCGCTATTAGCGCGGCAACGCGCATTTTGCCAGCTTCCCGGCCTGGTGGCGGACGGCCGCGATATGGGGTCGGTCGTTTTTCCCGAAGCCGTTCTCAAAATATTTCTCACGGCAAGTGCTGAAACGCGAGCCCAACGGCGCCATAAGCAGTTGATGGAAAAAGGGATAGGTGCTAATATTGCCACCCTTTTGCAGGATATACGAGACCGCGATGCCCGCGACAGCAATCGGAGCGTGGCGCCATTGCAACTGGGTACGGATACAACGTTGCTGGATACGACTTCCCTCGACATAACACAAGCCGTGGATAGCGTACTAAAGCAATATATTGAAATCTGTGCACAAGATCGCAGGTGA